One Gloeobacter morelensis MG652769 DNA window includes the following coding sequences:
- a CDS encoding 6-hydroxymethylpterin diphosphokinase MptE-like protein, whose translation MLATNPTVNPYRFAAYEIYNRLRWDLDIESWRSRRRLLAWKNRYAGRSSVIVCNGPSLLKSDLSLLKDTFTIGMNKINLLFERSDFRPSCIVSVNPLVLEQNADFFNQTNIPLFLDNFARRFVHPRPNVVFLHSASQIKFARDCSVSIYQGYTVTFVALQLAFHMGFARVGLIGCDHSFNAKGPANKTVVSKDQDSDHFDPNYFAGGVRWQLPDLAGSETAYALAGAVYAAAGRQIHNCTEGGRLELFTRMPLETFLQSPP comes from the coding sequence TTGCTGGCGACCAACCCCACGGTCAATCCTTATCGCTTTGCCGCCTACGAAATTTATAACCGCCTGCGCTGGGATCTTGATATCGAATCGTGGCGTTCGCGGCGCAGATTGCTGGCCTGGAAGAACCGTTACGCTGGCCGATCGTCGGTAATTGTCTGTAACGGGCCGAGCCTGCTCAAGTCGGATCTCTCCCTTTTGAAGGACACGTTCACCATTGGGATGAACAAAATCAATCTTCTTTTTGAGCGTTCCGATTTTCGTCCTTCCTGCATCGTGTCGGTAAATCCCCTGGTACTGGAGCAGAACGCCGATTTTTTCAATCAGACAAATATTCCTCTGTTTCTGGATAACTTTGCCCGGCGATTCGTCCATCCACGCCCAAACGTAGTATTTCTGCACTCCGCAAGCCAGATCAAGTTCGCCCGCGACTGCTCGGTGAGCATCTATCAGGGATATACAGTGACGTTTGTGGCGCTGCAATTGGCTTTTCACATGGGGTTTGCTCGGGTGGGCCTGATCGGGTGCGACCACTCGTTTAATGCAAAAGGACCGGCCAACAAAACCGTGGTTTCCAAAGACCAAGATAGTGATCACTTCGACCCGAATTATTTTGCGGGCGGCGTGCGATGGCAACTGCCGGACCTTGCCGGAAGCGAGACGGCCTATGCACTGGCGGGCGCCGTCTACGCGGCGGCAGGCAGGCAGATCCACAACTGCACCGAGGGCGGCAGACTGGAATTGTTTACGAGAATGCCCCTTGAAACCTTTTTGCAATCGCCGCCGTGA